One Etheostoma cragini isolate CJK2018 chromosome 6, CSU_Ecrag_1.0, whole genome shotgun sequence DNA window includes the following coding sequences:
- the si:ch73-86n18.1 gene encoding C-type lectin domain family 4 member E isoform X2: MEERENYSSLQEFTEELTPGGNRLIREHSGVIGRPVPGAPLDSSSLGFKLNSIQRRYIQLCEDYTALGQSCSKTVKKCSECPDGWRQFGDQCYHFSSDKLDWLKSRDGCAEIGSHLIILHTMEQHDYLEKEARRVGGFDYHFWIGLSDIEKEGDWRWVDNTTLQHKYWDQLSSEPNNHQSGGAHGEDCATLDSRAKTWFDVPCEHIYKRICQMDAIQLN, encoded by the exons atggaggagagagaaaactaCAGCAGCCTGCAGGAGTTCACTGAGGAACTGACACCTGGAGGGAACAGGCTCATTCGTGAACACAGCGGCG TGATTGGCAGGCCAGTGCCAGGTGCCCCCCTGGACTCCTCATCTCTAGGATTCAAACTGAACTCGATTCAGAGACGTTACATCCAGCTGTGTGAGGACTACACCGCCCTGGGACAGAGCTGTTCAAAGACAG TTAAGAAGTGCTCAGAGTGTCCTGACGGATGGCGTCAATTTGGGGATCAGTGTTACCACTTCAGCAGTGACAAGCTGGACTGGCTTAAGAGCAGAGATGGCTGTGCAGAGATCGGCAGCCATCTTATCATACTGCACACCATGGAACAGcat GACTATCTGGAAAAAGAAGCCAGAAGAGTTGGCGGTTTTGATTACCACTTCTGGATTGGCCTGTCTGACATAGAGAAGGAAGGAGACTGGAGATGGGTGGACAACACAACATTGCAACACAA aTACTGGGATCAGTTGAGCTCAGAGCCAAATAATCACCAGTCAGGAGGGGCACATGGAGAGGACTGTGCCACCTTAGACAGCCGTGCAAAGACATGGTTTGATGTTCCTTGTGAACACATTTATAAACGGATCTGCCAAATGGATGCCATTCAGCTCAACTGA
- the si:ch73-86n18.1 gene encoding C-type lectin domain family 4 member E isoform X1 → MEERENYSSLQEFTEELTPGGNRLIREHSGGSQRLKRGIECLRSQTALLILIGFLASICGNIVLTVLLIGRPVPGAPLDSSSLGFKLNSIQRRYIQLCEDYTALGQSCSKTVKKCSECPDGWRQFGDQCYHFSSDKLDWLKSRDGCAEIGSHLIILHTMEQHDYLEKEARRVGGFDYHFWIGLSDIEKEGDWRWVDNTTLQHKYWDQLSSEPNNHQSGGAHGEDCATLDSRAKTWFDVPCEHIYKRICQMDAIQLN, encoded by the exons atggaggagagagaaaactaCAGCAGCCTGCAGGAGTTCACTGAGGAACTGACACCTGGAGGGAACAGGCTCATTCGTGAACACAGCGGCG GCTCCCAGAGACTGAAGCGGGGCATCGAGTGTTTGAGGAGTCAGACTGCTCTCCTGATACTTATTGGCTTTTTGGCCTCCATCTGCGGCAACATCGTACTCACTGTGCTTT TGATTGGCAGGCCAGTGCCAGGTGCCCCCCTGGACTCCTCATCTCTAGGATTCAAACTGAACTCGATTCAGAGACGTTACATCCAGCTGTGTGAGGACTACACCGCCCTGGGACAGAGCTGTTCAAAGACAG TTAAGAAGTGCTCAGAGTGTCCTGACGGATGGCGTCAATTTGGGGATCAGTGTTACCACTTCAGCAGTGACAAGCTGGACTGGCTTAAGAGCAGAGATGGCTGTGCAGAGATCGGCAGCCATCTTATCATACTGCACACCATGGAACAGcat GACTATCTGGAAAAAGAAGCCAGAAGAGTTGGCGGTTTTGATTACCACTTCTGGATTGGCCTGTCTGACATAGAGAAGGAAGGAGACTGGAGATGGGTGGACAACACAACATTGCAACACAA aTACTGGGATCAGTTGAGCTCAGAGCCAAATAATCACCAGTCAGGAGGGGCACATGGAGAGGACTGTGCCACCTTAGACAGCCGTGCAAAGACATGGTTTGATGTTCCTTGTGAACACATTTATAAACGGATCTGCCAAATGGATGCCATTCAGCTCAACTGA
- the si:ch73-86n18.1 gene encoding CD209 antigen-like protein E isoform X3: MEERENYSSLQEFTEELTPGGNRLIREHSGGSQRLKRGIECLRSQTALLILIGFLASICGNIVLTVLLIGRPVPGAPLDSSSLGFKLNSIQRRYIQLCEDYTALGQSCSKTVKKCSECPDGWRQFGDQCYHFSSDKLDWLKSRDGCAEIGSHLIILHTMEQHDYLEKEARRVGGFDYHFWIGLSDIEKEGDWRWVDNTTTGIS; the protein is encoded by the exons atggaggagagagaaaactaCAGCAGCCTGCAGGAGTTCACTGAGGAACTGACACCTGGAGGGAACAGGCTCATTCGTGAACACAGCGGCG GCTCCCAGAGACTGAAGCGGGGCATCGAGTGTTTGAGGAGTCAGACTGCTCTCCTGATACTTATTGGCTTTTTGGCCTCCATCTGCGGCAACATCGTACTCACTGTGCTTT TGATTGGCAGGCCAGTGCCAGGTGCCCCCCTGGACTCCTCATCTCTAGGATTCAAACTGAACTCGATTCAGAGACGTTACATCCAGCTGTGTGAGGACTACACCGCCCTGGGACAGAGCTGTTCAAAGACAG TTAAGAAGTGCTCAGAGTGTCCTGACGGATGGCGTCAATTTGGGGATCAGTGTTACCACTTCAGCAGTGACAAGCTGGACTGGCTTAAGAGCAGAGATGGCTGTGCAGAGATCGGCAGCCATCTTATCATACTGCACACCATGGAACAGcat GACTATCTGGAAAAAGAAGCCAGAAGAGTTGGCGGTTTTGATTACCACTTCTGGATTGGCCTGTCTGACATAGAGAAGGAAGGAGACTGGAGATGGGTGGACAACACAAC TACTGGGATCAGTTGA